From Deinococcus aquaticus, one genomic window encodes:
- a CDS encoding MMPL family transporter, protein MRTLGRLVSHHPWAVLIVWLLAAALSIPFAARAPAALNADPAGGLTQSEATRVTDLLRDRFGERDTNTVVIVTRSTPPLGTPQGDAAYQAFLNGLEKVPGVTRVTPPQDSGPYRTRAEDGTLALTLAQIPLLDGASDTLRLVRAYTARAQTPALNIRVTGGQAIADDFTHFAESDTKRSEFTALPLIALLLLVVFGALVATGLPLIVGMLSISVAMAALYGLTHLMPVSTFAQSVITMLGLGAGIDYALLTVNRFREELKRTPDARLAADRTVQTAGRSVAFSGLTVAIAMAGLILPPIAFVRSIGIGGVLAVLLTVLASLTVLPALLALLGERVNSPRILRFTWAQSGAASAGWTAFARRVTARPWLAVTASTALLLLLASPVLTLRTGYAGAWGLTPGVESRDALQDVRDLGAGGLLSQFEVILDPGHRYGPTDRARFQQTVTDLRALPGVRGVLSPFLTPADLAGSVGGGSGEGGSAGQLAALSALTSRSFSADRALLRVTVIPEDTLRAADIPAFETQLRRTLNASGYTYLLGGAPIGGEEFSRAITDSLPTVVLAVFAGTFLLLMVAFRSLLIPLKSILMNALTVGAATGIVTLIVQHGILAAPLGIPADVGVLDSSLPVLLFAVMFGLSMDYEIFLLSRVQEEYLRSGDNDEAIVLAVGHTARIITSAAIIMFIVFTAFIFGRVVASKSIGLGLAVAVALDATLVRLILVPAFLKLAGKWNWWLPAWLDRRLPHIRLEH, encoded by the coding sequence ATGCGGACCCTCGGCCGACTCGTCTCCCACCACCCCTGGGCCGTGCTGATCGTGTGGCTGCTGGCCGCCGCGCTCAGCATTCCCTTCGCCGCGCGCGCGCCCGCCGCCCTGAACGCCGACCCGGCCGGTGGGCTCACACAGTCCGAAGCGACCCGCGTGACCGACCTGCTGCGCGACCGCTTCGGCGAACGCGACACCAACACGGTCGTCATCGTCACCCGCAGCACCCCCCCGCTGGGCACCCCGCAGGGCGACGCCGCCTATCAGGCGTTCCTGAACGGACTGGAGAAGGTGCCGGGTGTCACGCGCGTCACGCCCCCGCAGGACAGCGGCCCGTACCGCACCCGCGCCGAGGACGGCACCCTGGCCCTCACCCTCGCCCAGATTCCGCTGCTGGACGGCGCCAGCGACACCCTGCGCCTCGTGCGCGCTTACACCGCCCGCGCCCAGACGCCCGCCCTGAACATCCGCGTGACCGGCGGTCAGGCCATCGCGGACGACTTCACGCACTTTGCCGAGAGCGACACCAAACGCAGCGAATTCACCGCGCTGCCCCTGATCGCGCTGCTGCTGCTGGTCGTGTTCGGCGCGCTCGTCGCGACCGGCCTGCCGCTGATCGTGGGTATGCTCAGCATCAGCGTCGCCATGGCCGCCCTGTACGGCCTGACGCACCTGATGCCCGTCAGCACCTTCGCGCAGAGCGTGATCACCATGCTGGGCCTGGGGGCCGGCATCGATTACGCCTTGCTGACCGTCAACCGCTTCCGCGAGGAACTGAAACGCACCCCGGACGCGCGCCTCGCCGCCGACCGCACCGTGCAGACCGCCGGGCGCAGCGTTGCCTTCAGCGGCCTGACCGTCGCCATCGCCATGGCCGGCCTGATCCTGCCGCCCATCGCCTTCGTCCGCTCTATCGGCATCGGCGGGGTGCTGGCGGTCCTGCTGACCGTGCTGGCCAGCCTGACCGTGTTGCCCGCCCTGCTGGCCCTGCTGGGCGAGCGCGTGAACAGCCCTCGCATCCTCAGGTTCACCTGGGCGCAGAGTGGCGCCGCCTCGGCCGGCTGGACGGCGTTCGCGCGGCGCGTGACCGCCCGCCCCTGGCTGGCCGTGACCGCCAGCACCGCGCTGCTGCTGCTGCTGGCCTCCCCGGTCCTGACGCTGCGCACCGGGTACGCGGGCGCGTGGGGTCTCACGCCCGGCGTGGAAAGCCGCGACGCCCTGCAGGACGTGCGCGACCTGGGGGCCGGCGGGCTGCTCAGCCAGTTCGAGGTCATCCTGGACCCCGGCCACCGCTACGGTCCCACCGACCGCGCCCGTTTCCAGCAGACCGTCACGGACCTGCGCGCCCTGCCCGGCGTGCGCGGCGTGCTCAGCCCCTTCCTGACGCCCGCCGACCTCGCCGGCAGCGTGGGCGGGGGCAGCGGCGAGGGAGGCAGTGCCGGGCAGCTGGCCGCGCTGAGCGCCCTGACCTCCCGCTCGTTCAGCGCCGACCGCGCCCTGCTGCGCGTCACCGTCATCCCGGAAGACACCCTGCGCGCCGCCGACATTCCCGCCTTCGAGACGCAGCTGCGCCGTACCCTGAACGCCAGCGGGTACACGTACCTGCTGGGCGGCGCCCCCATCGGCGGCGAGGAATTCAGCCGCGCCATCACGGACTCGCTGCCCACCGTCGTCCTGGCCGTGTTCGCCGGCACGTTCCTGCTGCTGATGGTTGCCTTCCGCAGCCTGCTGATCCCCCTGAAAAGCATCCTCATGAACGCCCTGACCGTCGGGGCCGCCACCGGCATCGTCACGCTGATCGTGCAGCACGGCATTCTGGCCGCGCCGCTCGGCATTCCCGCCGACGTGGGCGTCCTGGATTCCAGCCTGCCGGTCCTGCTGTTCGCCGTCATGTTCGGCCTGAGCATGGACTACGAGATCTTCCTGCTCTCCCGCGTGCAGGAGGAGTACCTGCGCAGCGGCGACAACGACGAGGCCATCGTGCTGGCCGTCGGGCACACCGCGCGCATCATCACCAGCGCCGCCATCATCATGTTCATCGTCTTCACCGCGTTCATCTTCGGCCGCGTGGTCGCCAGCAAGAGCATCGGCCTGGGCCTCGCCGTCGCCGTCGCCCTGGACGCCACGCTGGTGCGCCTGATCCTGGTGCCCGCCTTCCTGAAACTCGCCGGAAAGTGGAACTGGTGGCTGCCCGCGTGGCTCGACCGGCGACTACCGCACATCCGCCTCGAACACTGA
- a CDS encoding APH(3') family aminoglycoside O-phosphotransferase, producing the protein MTDTPDRPTLPDALKRVLPAARWERVSGGQSGAQVWRSTRFVVKVQARAPHAVSLQQERERLRWLHGRLPAPQVVAFEVEDGQEFLAMTRVPGIPMSHPDALLHPERIVTLLARALRELHALPIRDCPFRQTLDVTLPLARERVQAGLIDQTDFDGDRAGRSAVSVFNELARTRPAQEDLVVAHGDATLDNFILNGEFVGALIDVGRLGIADRHADLALAHRSVRSELGERYATQFLDLYGRALLDDTKLAYYRLHDELF; encoded by the coding sequence GTGACCGACACCCCCGACCGCCCCACCCTGCCCGACGCCCTGAAACGCGTGCTGCCCGCCGCCCGTTGGGAGCGCGTGTCCGGCGGCCAGAGCGGCGCGCAGGTGTGGCGCTCGACGCGCTTCGTGGTGAAGGTGCAGGCCCGCGCGCCCCACGCGGTCAGCCTGCAACAGGAACGCGAGCGGCTGCGCTGGCTGCATGGACGCCTCCCCGCGCCGCAGGTCGTGGCGTTCGAGGTCGAGGACGGGCAGGAGTTCCTGGCCATGACCCGCGTGCCCGGCATTCCCATGAGCCACCCGGACGCGCTGCTGCACCCGGAGCGGATCGTGACCCTGCTGGCCCGCGCGCTGCGGGAACTGCACGCCCTGCCCATCCGGGACTGCCCGTTCCGGCAGACGCTGGACGTGACCCTGCCCCTGGCCCGCGAGCGCGTGCAGGCCGGACTGATCGACCAGACCGACTTCGACGGGGACCGCGCCGGGCGCAGCGCCGTCAGCGTGTTCAACGAACTGGCCCGCACCCGCCCCGCCCAGGAGGACCTGGTGGTGGCGCACGGGGACGCCACCCTGGACAACTTCATCCTGAACGGGGAGTTCGTCGGGGCCCTGATCGACGTGGGCCGCCTCGGCATTGCTGACCGTCACGCCGACCTCGCCCTCGCGCACCGCAGTGTGCGCAGCGAACTGGGTGAACGCTACGCCACTCAGTTCCTCGACCTGTACGGCCGCGCCCTCCTGGACGACACGAAACTCGCGTACTACCGCCTGCACGACGAACTGTTCTGA
- a CDS encoding DUF4153 domain-containing protein, producing the protein MTSDESGPALPGPTALDAQIPADAAPDAPSPVLTATPLLLALGLGAAAHLLTHGTPGLGLNLSVWLVLLTGAVLWTLRHRGERPDRAAMTLLLTAVAFGLSFTLRAPTPQLGVLGALALLTSLALGLSFIRRDGSGFAGLRRAGPAHLLGALLSAGLRLAYGPLTLLARFPWERLRPPARQGPPGRAGRIALGLALTVPVLLVFGALLAGADARFAQLGTAPLRWNLKLDGAFSWTVTLLVWCALAGGLLYPALLAARPSLLRIPAPAARLGLTETGLPLAALAALFVTFAALQLPALLGGSLPDGETYASFIRRGFTELMTVAFLTAGVLLGAHSLSAPGTRTSVGFRALTAAVLLPLAVILASAAQRWTLYTQAYGLSETRVLGAAFLTWITLTLAWLAWRLWRGDTDRFAFPALLGGLLTLLTLTALNPAALIARVNIHRHLSGVTNDLRLTPQRVSAAELAQLGAGAVPDLVRHVDALTLPACGPGTAPGCTQRQDLINLLRAGYGRTPDWRSWNLAQARAFAAVQSLPPATPDSSSR; encoded by the coding sequence ATGACTTCAGACGAGTCCGGCCCCGCGCTGCCCGGCCCCACAGCTCTGGACGCCCAGATCCCGGCGGACGCGGCCCCGGACGCCCCGTCCCCGGTCCTGACCGCCACGCCCCTGCTGCTGGCGCTGGGCCTGGGCGCCGCCGCGCACCTGCTCACGCACGGCACGCCCGGACTGGGCCTGAACCTGAGTGTCTGGCTGGTCCTGCTGACCGGCGCGGTCCTGTGGACGCTGCGCCACCGGGGCGAGCGACCCGACCGGGCAGCAATGACGCTGCTGCTGACCGCCGTGGCGTTCGGCCTGAGCTTCACGCTACGGGCGCCCACCCCGCAACTGGGCGTGCTGGGCGCCCTGGCACTGCTGACCTCGCTGGCTCTGGGCCTGTCATTCATACGCCGTGACGGATCGGGCTTCGCCGGACTGCGTCGCGCCGGGCCCGCGCACCTGCTGGGCGCACTGCTGAGCGCCGGCCTGCGGCTGGCCTACGGACCGCTGACGCTGCTGGCCCGCTTTCCCTGGGAGCGGCTGCGCCCACCGGCCCGGCAGGGACCACCGGGCCGCGCGGGCCGGATCGCGCTGGGCCTGGCCCTGACCGTGCCGGTCCTGCTGGTGTTCGGGGCGCTGCTGGCGGGCGCGGACGCCCGGTTCGCACAGCTGGGCACCGCGCCTCTGCGCTGGAACCTGAAGCTGGACGGGGCGTTCTCGTGGACGGTCACGCTGCTGGTGTGGTGCGCCCTGGCCGGCGGGCTGCTGTACCCGGCGCTGCTGGCCGCCCGCCCGTCCCTTCTGCGCATCCCGGCTCCTGCCGCGCGTCTGGGCCTGACCGAGACGGGCCTGCCGCTCGCGGCGCTGGCCGCGCTGTTCGTGACCTTCGCCGCCCTGCAACTCCCGGCGCTGCTGGGCGGCAGCCTGCCCGACGGGGAGACGTACGCCTCGTTCATCCGGCGGGGCTTCACGGAACTGATGACCGTGGCGTTCCTGACGGCCGGCGTGCTGCTCGGCGCGCACAGCCTGAGCGCCCCGGGCACGCGGACCTCTGTGGGCTTCCGGGCGTTGACGGCCGCGGTGCTGCTGCCACTGGCCGTGATCCTGGCCAGCGCCGCGCAACGCTGGACGCTGTACACGCAGGCGTACGGCCTGAGCGAGACGCGGGTGCTGGGGGCCGCGTTCCTGACGTGGATCACCCTGACCCTGGCGTGGCTGGCATGGCGACTGTGGCGCGGCGACACCGACCGGTTCGCGTTCCCGGCCCTGCTGGGCGGCCTGCTGACCCTGCTGACCCTCACGGCCCTGAATCCAGCCGCGCTGATTGCCCGCGTGAACATTCACCGGCACCTGTCGGGCGTCACGAACGACCTGCGCCTCACGCCGCAGCGGGTCAGCGCGGCGGAACTGGCGCAGCTGGGCGCGGGCGCCGTGCCGGACCTCGTGCGGCACGTGGACGCCCTGACCCTCCCGGCCTGCGGTCCCGGCACGGCGCCCGGCTGCACGCAGCGGCAGGACCTGATCAACCTCCTGCGCGCCGGGTACGGCCGCACACCCGACTGGCGCAGCTGGAATCTCGCGCAGGCGCGGGCGTTCGCGGCCGTGCAGAGCCTGCCGCCCGCCACACCGGACAGCAGCAGCCGCTGA
- a CDS encoding YqhA family protein: MTPSPSPSRSPAEQPSKREWFSEVIGRTRFVVLIAVIAVLLVSFSLFLQGTLLALHTIYGSWHDTFTQGIASQQGSIAVEFLEIVSTMLKAVVFYLIGVGLYSLFITPLNLTSALGVESLADLEQKVVSVIIVILGVTFLEHFVRWEKPLDTLYFAGSLALAGGALVFFQRVHRGSGGDLQQPQAKLRARQDLFEHDNEQRRINDHDVELAEQATLAKQSGKVDAGGGSG; encoded by the coding sequence GTGACTCCTTCCCCCTCCCCTTCCAGGTCCCCGGCCGAGCAGCCGTCCAAACGCGAGTGGTTCAGCGAGGTGATCGGCCGCACGCGGTTCGTGGTACTGATCGCGGTGATCGCTGTGCTGCTGGTGTCGTTCAGTCTGTTCCTTCAGGGGACGCTGCTGGCGCTGCACACCATCTACGGCTCGTGGCACGACACGTTCACGCAGGGCATCGCCAGTCAGCAGGGCAGCATCGCCGTGGAATTCCTGGAGATCGTCAGCACCATGCTCAAGGCCGTGGTGTTCTACCTGATCGGCGTGGGCCTGTACTCGCTGTTCATCACGCCCCTGAACCTGACCTCGGCGCTGGGCGTGGAAAGCCTCGCGGACCTGGAGCAGAAGGTCGTGTCGGTGATCATCGTGATTCTGGGTGTCACGTTCCTGGAGCATTTCGTGCGCTGGGAGAAACCGCTGGACACCCTGTACTTCGCGGGGTCGCTGGCCCTGGCGGGGGGCGCGCTGGTGTTCTTCCAGCGGGTGCACCGGGGTAGCGGCGGTGACCTTCAGCAGCCGCAGGCCAAACTGCGCGCCCGCCAGGACCTGTTCGAGCACGACAACGAGCAGCGCCGCATCAACGACCACGACGTGGAACTGGCCGAGCAGGCCACCCTGGCCAAGCAGTCCGGCAAGGTGGACGCTGGGGGCGGCAGCGGCTGA
- a CDS encoding helix-turn-helix domain-containing protein — MNETTTPTDEVLTLEELAAYLKVSETTAYTLVRGGEIPGRKVGREWRFLKARVTHWLMQAGTEEGMEKTGFVQRDDLGGEFKQEGGQEYVALWLPITREEKAAQIEKATREGVNVSELVADYLRTWAKA; from the coding sequence ATGAATGAGACGACGACCCCCACGGACGAGGTCCTGACCCTGGAGGAACTGGCCGCCTACCTGAAGGTCAGCGAGACCACCGCCTACACCCTGGTGCGGGGCGGTGAGATCCCGGGCCGCAAGGTCGGCCGGGAGTGGCGTTTCCTGAAAGCCCGCGTGACCCACTGGCTGATGCAGGCCGGAACGGAGGAAGGCATGGAGAAAACCGGATTCGTGCAGCGCGACGACTTGGGCGGGGAATTCAAGCAGGAAGGCGGCCAGGAGTACGTGGCCCTCTGGCTCCCCATTACCCGCGAGGAGAAGGCTGCCCAGATCGAGAAGGCCACCCGCGAAGGCGTGAACGTCAGCGAACTCGTCGCCGACTACCTGCGCACCTGGGCGAAGGCGTAA
- a CDS encoding DUF2270 domain-containing protein encodes MNPGVGGGPGAAAGTGLTDVSYSTNTANALIHLYRAEVGKMTAYRQRLDMTTNWSVVTTAGLASFALGDATNSHATFLFAMFMNYFFLRLEARRFRTFEIAHHRVRIMERFFYPAMLGDKVDPGWHQLLLAELSKPRSPMTRDDALGWRLNRNYLWIYTAVLVAWLAKLDLDQPKGWILEFPEAFSLADIGSFPGWLVFLAVGVFYGYLIWLAARAARTYPLEEG; translated from the coding sequence GTGAATCCCGGCGTGGGCGGCGGTCCCGGCGCGGCGGCCGGTACGGGCCTGACGGACGTGAGTTACAGCACGAACACCGCCAACGCCCTGATTCACCTGTACCGCGCCGAGGTCGGCAAGATGACCGCCTACCGGCAGCGGCTGGACATGACCACCAACTGGTCGGTCGTCACGACCGCCGGTCTGGCGTCCTTCGCGCTCGGCGACGCCACGAACAGTCACGCGACGTTCCTGTTCGCCATGTTCATGAATTACTTCTTCCTGCGCCTCGAAGCCCGGCGCTTCCGGACTTTCGAGATCGCGCACCACCGCGTGCGGATCATGGAACGGTTCTTCTACCCGGCCATGCTGGGCGACAAGGTTGACCCCGGCTGGCACCAGCTGCTGCTGGCCGAACTGAGCAAACCGCGCAGCCCCATGACCCGCGACGACGCGCTCGGCTGGCGACTGAACCGCAATTACCTGTGGATCTACACGGCGGTGCTGGTGGCGTGGCTGGCGAAACTGGACCTCGATCAGCCCAAGGGCTGGATCCTGGAATTCCCGGAGGCGTTCTCGCTGGCCGACATCGGCAGTTTTCCCGGCTGGCTGGTGTTCCTGGCGGTGGGCGTGTTCTACGGGTACCTGATCTGGCTGGCCGCCCGCGCCGCCCGCACCTACCCCCTGGAAGAAGGCTGA
- a CDS encoding M24 family metallopeptidase, with translation MTSPITRMQQALAATSLDGWLVYDFQGLNPHARTVLNLPSGAFLTRRFFVWVPRSGQAVVLHNHIEGGTWGEITRHWNAERRAFGSHGQLDAALREVVQGRTLAMEYSAGGAVPYVSRVDAGTVERVRAAGAAGIHSSADLLQSFLAWSADDLAAHERAVAVLMTAKDDAFRLIHERLRAGQPVTELDAQAVIMRQIAAAGMSAGHPVNVSFGVNAADSHYEPSPERHATLKEGECVLIDLWAQEPGRPFADVTWVGFAGTPTPEYLGAWDAVAAARDAALRTLQDGYAARGWGELQGWMADRAARDAMGPEWEAFFLHRTGHDLGVSIHGAGANLDDYETHDTRTLTPGLAVTIEPGTYPAARGFGIRSEIDVYLDPHAGPRVTTHTQRAPFILGEGDWAQVRATGYGEPRL, from the coding sequence ATGACCTCACCGATCACGCGCATGCAGCAGGCCCTCGCCGCGACCAGCCTGGACGGCTGGCTGGTGTACGACTTCCAGGGTCTGAACCCGCACGCCCGCACCGTGCTGAACCTCCCCAGTGGGGCGTTCCTGACCCGGCGATTTTTCGTGTGGGTGCCGCGCAGCGGGCAGGCCGTGGTGCTGCATAACCACATCGAGGGCGGCACCTGGGGTGAGATCACCCGCCACTGGAACGCCGAGCGCCGCGCCTTCGGGTCGCACGGACAGTTGGATGCCGCGCTGCGCGAGGTCGTGCAGGGCCGCACCCTAGCGATGGAGTACAGCGCGGGCGGCGCGGTCCCGTACGTGAGCCGCGTGGACGCCGGGACGGTCGAGCGCGTGCGGGCGGCCGGGGCTGCCGGGATTCACAGCAGCGCGGACCTGCTTCAGTCATTCCTGGCCTGGAGTGCCGACGATCTGGCCGCGCACGAGCGGGCCGTGGCCGTACTGATGACCGCCAAGGACGATGCCTTCCGCCTGATTCACGAGCGCCTGCGGGCCGGGCAGCCGGTCACGGAACTGGACGCGCAGGCCGTGATCATGCGGCAGATCGCGGCGGCCGGCATGAGCGCCGGGCACCCCGTGAACGTGAGTTTCGGCGTGAACGCCGCCGACAGCCACTACGAACCCAGCCCGGAACGGCACGCCACCCTGAAAGAAGGCGAGTGCGTACTGATCGACCTGTGGGCGCAGGAACCGGGCCGCCCCTTCGCGGACGTCACCTGGGTCGGGTTCGCCGGGACGCCCACGCCCGAGTACCTGGGCGCCTGGGACGCCGTGGCGGCCGCCCGTGACGCCGCGCTGCGCACCCTTCAGGACGGGTACGCAGCGCGCGGCTGGGGAGAGTTGCAGGGCTGGATGGCAGACCGAGCCGCCCGCGACGCCATGGGCCCGGAGTGGGAAGCGTTCTTCCTGCACCGCACCGGGCACGACCTGGGAGTCAGTATTCACGGGGCGGGCGCGAACCTCGACGATTACGAAACGCACGACACCCGCACCCTGACGCCCGGACTGGCCGTGACCATCGAGCCCGGCACGTACCCGGCCGCGCGGGGCTTCGGGATCCGCAGCGAGATCGACGTGTACCTCGACCCGCACGCCGGGCCGCGCGTGACCACCCACACGCAACGCGCGCCGTTCATCCTGGGGGAGGGCGACTGGGCGCAGGTCCGGGCAACCGGGTACGGCGAACCCCGCCTCTGA
- a CDS encoding CDP-alcohol phosphatidyltransferase family protein, whose translation MDPAHVVLLHTAMGLYAALLISRGERLRPALLLQVKTVLDGLDGQLARATGRTTETGRYLDTEMDLVVDLALNVAISGAAGVPATLLQSLILTVDYLWEREFREARGEVFRDPPAQAGDNPQVLAALKRVYALYFTPQERALQTLFTRRLARLTGGAPTPADRVAYTPRVSNVVTANLGLATQLLWLGACVLAGRPRLYTRSLPVQALLLAGVQLWREDQVRRQPSSRG comes from the coding sequence GTGGACCCGGCGCACGTGGTGCTGCTGCACACGGCGATGGGTCTGTACGCCGCGCTGCTGATCAGCCGGGGCGAACGCCTACGCCCCGCGCTACTGCTTCAGGTCAAGACCGTACTGGACGGCCTGGACGGGCAACTGGCCCGCGCGACCGGCCGCACCACCGAAACCGGCCGCTACCTGGATACCGAGATGGACCTGGTGGTGGACCTGGCACTGAACGTGGCGATCAGCGGCGCGGCGGGCGTGCCGGCCACGCTGCTGCAGAGCCTGATCCTGACCGTGGATTACCTGTGGGAACGCGAGTTCCGCGAGGCGCGCGGCGAGGTCTTCCGCGATCCACCCGCGCAGGCCGGGGACAACCCGCAGGTGCTTGCGGCCCTGAAACGGGTGTACGCGCTGTACTTCACGCCGCAGGAACGGGCGTTGCAGACGCTGTTCACGCGCAGGCTGGCCCGCCTGACCGGCGGGGCGCCCACCCCGGCCGACCGGGTGGCGTACACCCCGCGGGTCAGCAATGTCGTCACGGCGAACCTGGGGCTCGCCACGCAGCTGCTGTGGCTGGGCGCCTGCGTGCTGGCCGGACGGCCCCGCCTGTACACCCGCAGCCTGCCCGTGCAGGCGCTACTGCTGGCCGGCGTGCAACTGTGGCGTGAGGATCAGGTGCGCCGTCAGCCTTCTTCCAGGGGGTAG
- a CDS encoding DedA family protein codes for MAEWVQGLMDSMGYVGILLLMVLENVFPPIPSELIMPSAGFAASRGDLNLIMVILMGTLGSVIGTLPLYYVGRAFGEDRLIAWADKHGKWLTLSGKDIKKADDWFDRHGSKAVLFGRMVPGIRSLLSLPAGMSEMPMPKFLLFSAIGSGLWATLLAGAGYLLGEHYDRVEQYVGPASKIILGVLAVAAVAWFIRRKREQEHAQT; via the coding sequence ATGGCCGAGTGGGTACAGGGACTGATGGACAGCATGGGATACGTGGGCATCCTGCTGCTGATGGTGCTGGAAAACGTGTTCCCACCCATTCCCAGCGAGCTGATCATGCCGTCGGCGGGCTTCGCGGCGTCCCGGGGGGATCTGAACCTGATCATGGTGATCCTGATGGGCACGCTGGGCAGCGTGATCGGTACCCTGCCGCTGTACTACGTGGGGCGCGCGTTCGGTGAGGACCGCCTGATCGCCTGGGCGGATAAGCACGGCAAGTGGCTGACCCTGAGCGGCAAGGACATCAAGAAAGCCGACGACTGGTTCGACCGGCACGGGTCCAAGGCGGTGCTGTTCGGGCGGATGGTGCCCGGCATTCGCAGCCTGCTGAGCCTCCCGGCCGGCATGAGCGAGATGCCCATGCCCAAGTTCCTGCTGTTCAGCGCGATCGGGTCGGGCCTGTGGGCGACCCTGCTGGCCGGGGCGGGCTACCTGCTGGGCGAGCATTACGACCGGGTCGAGCAGTACGTGGGCCCGGCCAGCAAGATCATCCTAGGGGTGCTGGCCGTCGCGGCGGTCGCGTGGTTCATCCGCCGCAAGCGAGAGCAGGAGCACGCGCAGACGTAA
- a CDS encoding SDR family oxidoreductase, producing the protein MANLSSSTIMLTGAGGALATAIAQELDDAGAQIVLVGRGESLERAADRFPATEVLDLDLTDPASIDRLRKVKVDTLIHTVGAFSTQEAQKATPDDLRHLFDTNMTSLFHAVQGVLPHMVKQKDGIVMGVSAGQAARLSGPRAALYTASKAAVAAYILSLHDELKGRGVRGCVLYPMGAIDTPSNREAGLSWESMIDPRGLAKSVAHTLSRPDRAHITEIKVYPDV; encoded by the coding sequence ATGGCGAACCTCAGCTCCTCCACCATCATGCTTACAGGAGCGGGCGGCGCACTGGCGACCGCCATTGCTCAGGAACTCGACGATGCCGGCGCGCAGATCGTCCTGGTCGGACGCGGCGAGAGCCTGGAACGCGCCGCCGACCGGTTTCCCGCCACCGAGGTCCTCGACCTGGACCTGACCGACCCGGCCAGCATCGACCGGCTGCGCAAGGTGAAGGTCGACACGCTGATTCACACGGTCGGCGCGTTCAGCACCCAGGAAGCGCAGAAGGCCACCCCGGACGACCTGCGCCACCTGTTCGACACGAACATGACCAGCCTCTTTCACGCCGTGCAGGGCGTCCTGCCGCACATGGTCAAGCAGAAGGACGGCATCGTGATGGGCGTCAGCGCCGGGCAGGCCGCGCGCCTCAGTGGCCCCAGGGCGGCGCTGTACACGGCCAGCAAGGCCGCCGTCGCCGCGTACATCCTGAGCCTGCACGACGAACTCAAGGGCCGGGGCGTGCGCGGCTGCGTGCTGTACCCCATGGGCGCCATCGACACGCCCAGCAACCGCGAAGCGGGCCTCAGCTGGGAATCCATGATTGACCCACGCGGCCTCGCCAAGAGCGTCGCGCATACCCTCAGCCGCCCCGACCGGGCGCACATCACGGAAATCAAGGTCTACCCGGACGTGTAA
- a CDS encoding HAD family hydrolase yields MSFLPIQAVIFDFDGTILDTETHEFRRWQALYRQHDRELPLSEWQRGIGTWDAFDPWAGLPETVQRDREVTQAILRDAIHADIQAADLRPGVRDVLNAVRPAGLRLALATSSDRAWVTRWLSEHALLDAFETLATRDDVARVKPDPELYLLAARQLGLHPSACVAVEDSLNGATAAVAAGMRVVVVPNEVTATQPFPPTWARLDGFEGGLEALLAAAQTTTQ; encoded by the coding sequence ATGTCTTTTCTTCCGATTCAGGCTGTGATCTTCGATTTCGACGGCACCATCCTGGACACCGAAACGCACGAGTTCCGCCGCTGGCAGGCGCTGTACCGCCAGCACGACCGGGAACTGCCGCTCTCGGAATGGCAGCGCGGCATCGGCACCTGGGACGCCTTCGACCCGTGGGCCGGGCTGCCCGAAACGGTGCAGCGCGACCGGGAGGTCACGCAGGCGATCCTGCGGGACGCCATTCACGCCGACATTCAGGCCGCCGACCTGCGTCCCGGCGTGCGCGACGTGCTGAACGCCGTGCGGCCCGCCGGACTGCGCCTCGCCCTGGCGACCAGCAGCGACCGCGCCTGGGTGACCCGCTGGCTCAGCGAACACGCCCTGCTGGACGCGTTCGAGACGCTCGCCACCCGCGACGACGTGGCCCGCGTGAAACCCGACCCGGAACTGTACCTGCTGGCCGCCCGGCAACTGGGCCTGCACCCGTCGGCATGCGTGGCGGTCGAGGACAGCCTGAACGGCGCGACCGCCGCCGTGGCTGCCGGCATGCGCGTGGTGGTCGTGCCGAACGAGGTGACGGCCACCCAGCCCTTCCCGCCCACCTGGGCCAGACTGGACGGGTTCGAGGGCGGTCTGGAGGCCCTGCTGGCCGCCGCGCAGACCACGACCCAGTAA